Sequence from the Equus asinus isolate D_3611 breed Donkey chromosome 5, EquAss-T2T_v2, whole genome shotgun sequence genome:
GCCCAAATGGCAGATTCTTTGCAAAACATATGGTCATCGTCACTTTAAGCCTCTACGTTTTAAGATGATTTATGATGTAGCAACAGACCAATGGATATATtaggccactgagatttgggggttacTAGACATATCCTGGGCaagtcagttaacctctctgaagcTCAGTTTTGTAGAAAAATGGGGCTTTGATGCTCATCTACCAGCATCAAcgtagaattaaatgagataatgtgggTGCAGAGCCTGGAGCATAAAGCGCCGTTATGATAATCAGCTCACCAGTCGGTACCATCTTTGGGGGTGCCTCGACCGCCCCAGCCACAGTAACAGCCGTAGAAGCCATAGTTGGTCAGGGCGGTCTTTCCAGTCACCTTCTCAATCATTGACCTCAGGTCCAGCAAGCTCCCTGGCACAGCAGGCACACCTGAAAGACAGCCCACGTCCCCAGATGAAACCCAGGCACCGCTGCTCCTGGCCACTTCCCCAGCATGCTCCTGCCCTTTCTCCCACGCTGGGGCTTAGAGGGACCCAGGTGTCTCTTTTTCACTCTTCCCATTAGTGGGAGAGGAACAAGAAAGGTGAGCGCAAGCAGTATGGAGGAGCGGTTAAAAGTTTGGACTTGGAGAGGGAgcaagcctgggttcaaatcctgactctgccgtTGATTCACAGCAAGGTGTTGAATaggtcacttaatctctctgagcctcagtttcctcatctgcaaaacgggcACCTACAATGAACACCTACCTCTTGGAGTTGTCATGAGTGTTAAAATAAGGTAAGTAAATTTTGAGCACAGTGACAGATGCACAGTGACAGACACACAGTAAGCGATCAAGAAATGTTAGGTATAATGAACATGGTATCCGTATGAAGCAGGCAGACAGGCGCCCCCCTCCGTCCTGACAAtgcacccctccctcccaggcaACTAATGCCATGTACAAGATAAGGCACAGAAGCCTAGAGCAGACCTCAGAGATCACTGAAGCCAGCTCCCTCATCTTGCAGACTGAGAAACTGTAGCTTGGAGGGTTAAGCACCTTGCCCGGGGTTTCACAGTGGCCCTGAGGTTCTCCCTGTGCACTAGGCTTCCGCTCCTCCTGGGGTCTCCAGGGATCTGGCAAGGCATCAAAGACTGGGATAGCCTGTCAGCGGCTGTGTACATGGTTAGGTGAGGCCTAAAGCCGGCTCCCCCCAACCTTCCCCCAGCAGCTACCTtcagctgggaggggccagcaGGTGGGGTAGGTAGCCTAGAGAACGACCCAGGAAACTTGGAATGCAGTATTTATATCCtgggcttgtttttgttttggctttaTCTTATTTTGTTCGGCATCAGAGTCAAAAATCTGCCTCCCACATTTGCAAGTGTCGGGGAAGCGGCACAATGCGCTTGTGTATCACAGCTCCGAGTTCTTTTCCGCATTGAGAGTCTTATTCCCCAGCTTTGGAGATTACGAGTTGGAAAAGGCGATCTTAAATCTCTCCATGGTGATGGAACAAGAGTTCAACGCCACCACGCAAACTGTGAAAATACTCCAGTCAGAGATGAGCACCCCGGCCTCTGTGGGGCTCCAGAGTCAACGTGCTCTGGATACACTGACTGCCCAGCAAGGAGGAGCCTGTGCAACCATCGGGGAAAAATGTCACTTTTACGTGACTCAGACTGGGCAAGGAGTATCTAACTTACATCTATTAAAAGAGAAGATTGACATTTTCCATCAGATAAACGAAGCTCACACATTTTATTGGTCTGACTTATTTCCAGGATTGGGGAACTGGTTTAATGGAGTGTGGGGAATTGTGCTATGGTTTGTCCTTTTCTGCTTGTTTACCCTCATTCTAATCtaagttcttttctctctttgcagatTTCTTACCACTCAGCTACTAACTCGATTTTTCTCTCCACAGCCCCCAGATGAGCTTTTTATATGTGAAACTTCCAGAAAAGGTTCAGAGGACGGAACTGATGGAGttcagggcaggccgccccaagatgtgccactctggtagGCGGAATATTTCGAGctaagacaataaaggctcagactcaggaagaacatttgacctttccccactaactgcctgaaagaaatttaaaatcgaggcctgtccccaggacaagcCTTTGCCATAGATAACTCTGTGTTATCTCTGGTTCCGGTAGTCTGGGAGGAGCCTGGCTAaacccactcttatcaaagttctatttgccaaacatttgcttttccatttccctgtGGGTTGCCTTCCtgccctttgaagccccaaaccactactccAGACATcgtccttgtctgtagctgaagatactgAAACAGGCAGCCTCGGCAGATGcctgagttgctcagtttttcctgagtttctcccatgtatacttgctattaaactttgtttgattttctcctgctaacctgcctttttaattatttgaccagccataagaaccttaaggaaaaggggcggggggtgggggaattctcccacttccccgacACAAGCCGCGGATGCTGCCCACATAGCTCAACCTTCACACATCATGCATGTCCTATCATCCTGCCACAGCCAGACCTGTTGGCTGAATACTACCCTGTGTCACAGATGaggaacagaggctcagagaggcgaagGCTCTTGCTGACGTCTACACAATAAGTGCAGAGCAGAGATTCAAACTCAAGCCTCTAGGACCTCAAAGACTGGTCTCCTTTCCACTACCCTACTGCTCCTACAGGGTGGAAGGTCGTTAGTTCAGAGGTCGTGGAGCAAGCACTTACTGCAAGCCAGGAACCAAGCCAGCGTGAGGAGGTCCTTCATCTCTGGgcttctggaaaagaaaacacatcCCATAACATGTCTATCAGGAGATGCTCCCATGGCCCATTCAGaccccacccctgctcccccCCAGGCCCCACGCTCGAGTGATGGGCAATAACTGGGCAACCCTAGCCAGAAAAGATGAGGCAGAAATCTCAAGGAGTTGATCCAAAGGGtccctgggggcagaggggcatTTGTGGGGTATTGTCCCCAGTAGAGATGGGAAAGGACCTTCTCACCACAAATGCCCCCGACACAGTTGCACGCTCCACAAAAATGGCCAAAAGTAACCAGAGAAACAGGCAGGATTCTTAAATGGAGATTTGGGGGAAGAAGCGAGGGATGGAAATTGGCACAACCTGCACACAGCCCTGCATGAAGGATGCAAGGACAtgacagggagaaaagaaaacgGGACAAAGGGAGCGACTGGTACAGCGGGTCGGGGGGTGCAGAAGAGAAACAGATTGTTCCAAGTCTCGTATTCCTTTTATCTCCTTTATGGTGCTGAGGGCCTGTTTTCAAGAATGTCTTTCTGGCCCGTGTTCTGAGGGCATAAACTGGGTGGACTCCGCCTCTTCTCCCGACGACGCTGAGAATACTGCCGGCTGAGTATGCGCTCTGGAATGAAGCGTGAACAGCGCCCGCCCCCACCCCCTGACGGGGCTTTCAGGGCCTTGTCATGGCTCTTCTGGGTCTCAAGCACTTTTGCTTTCATAGGCCCCTTCTTCCAAAAAcaaattcttttgaaattataGTTTACAACTGCATTGGTATAAAAACAATTACAATCCAGGCTGCAGTTATTATTATGTATTCATCATTACTATATTCGTTTTTTTCTCCTGgtttcaaaagaatttaaaattaacattttcatgGGCCCCAGGGCCTGTGTCT
This genomic interval carries:
- the PLA2G5 gene encoding phospholipase A2 group V isoform X1, with product MSLHPSCRAVCRSPEMKDLLTLAWFLACSVPAVPGSLLDLRSMIEKVTGKTALTNYGFYGCYCGWGGRGTPKDGTDWCCRVHDHCYGQLEEKGCHIRMQSYKYRFTRGLVTCELGPLCQVQLCACDRKLVYCLRRNLWSYNPRYQYFPNILCT